A window from Mytilus galloprovincialis chromosome 8, xbMytGall1.hap1.1, whole genome shotgun sequence encodes these proteins:
- the LOC143042178 gene encoding uncharacterized protein LOC143042178 — protein sequence MIGVISIVFYCWKKKKQLKKVRPDSLTVKAPPIDHFDRVGSSMSRCGAVSPYSPYPTLSEIAVFRFGPSPIPDCDGGTTLGGTIAPGLPEEDIAHAIRQRFQYEMDLESETETSGQTRPVHQGDPDNISLPMYSENGMTTPEPTRIRDIFDQLGNTTNEDEPDTMPQDGSFNPDKGEVIKDHTKQNGALPNVDDNPKEHINKMKLEKDGTTLMAEDEHQFMDESTKIEHDTELIINSNFDKDKEKVIKDDAKQNGKIPNVAGEKIKKAKFEKDETTLVGENDNFIYESSKIEDDTAPIVNKDSN from the coding sequence ATGATTGGAGTTATTTCCATTGTTTTTTATTGTTGGAAGAAGAAGAAACAGTTGAAAAAGGTCAGACCAGATTCACTGACAGTAAAAGCGCCACCTATAGACCATTTCGATAGAGTGGGTTCTTCAATGAGTCGTTGCGGTGCTGTTTCTCCGTATTCGCCATATCCTACGTTGAGTGAAATCGCCGTCTTTCGATTTGGTCCTTCGCCTATACCTGATTGCGACGGAGGGACTACTCTTGGTGGTACGATAGCTCCTGGATTACCGGAAGAAGATATTGCACATGCTATTCGGCAAAGATTCCAATATGAAATGGATTTAGAATCAGAAACAGAAACATCTGGTCAGACACGGCCTGTTCATCAAGGTGATCCTGATAATATAAGTTTGCCAATGTATAGCGAAAATGGTATGACCACACCAGAACCAACACGAATTCGTGATATATTTGACCAACTGGGAAACACTACAAATGAAGATGAACCTGATACTATGCCACAAGACGGAAGTTTTAATCCGGATAAAGGGGAGGTAATTAAAGATCATACAAAACAAAATGGAGCCTTACCCAATGTAGATGATAACCCCAAagaacatataaataaaatgaaacttgAAAAAGACGGGACAACTTTAATGGCTGAAGATGAACATCAATTTATGGACGAGTCAACAAAAATAGAACATGACACTGAACTGATTATAAATTCGAACTTTGACAAGGATAAGGAGAAAGTAATCAAAGATGATGCAAAACAAAATGGAAAGATACCTAACGTAGCaggtgaaaaaattaaaaaagcgaAATTTGAAAAAGATGAGACAACTTTAGTTGGTGAAAATGATAACTTTATTTATGAATCGTCCAAAATTGAAGACGACACTGCACCTATTGTAAATAAGGATTCAAACTAA